The Deltaproteobacteria bacterium genome includes the window CCATGGAAGTCAATTCTTCATCATCAACAGTGATGCTCCCATAATCAGGTTTCAGAAGTCCTATTATATGCTTTATAAGGACGCTCTTGCCCTCGCCGCTTCTGCCTATAATAACAGTAATCTTGCCCTGCTCAATATCAAGGTCAACGCCGTCCAGCACCTTTTTCGTGCTGTTAAAGTATTTCTTGAGTTCCCTAATCTTTATCATTTTTATGAGTTAAAGAGTTTAGGAGTTTAGGAGTTTAAGAGTTAATACAACAAATGCCATTCAATATCAATATTTATCTGCTAACTCTTTAACTCCCCAACTCCTTAACTCATTTACTTGAACATAATTGATGTCAGGATATAGTCTGCAATCAGTATCAGTACAGATGACATAACAACAGATGTAGTTGCTGCCCTCCCAACCCCTTCAGCGCCGCCCTTTGCATAAAAACCATTGTAACATGCTACAAGAGAAAGGATGAGTCCAAAAAAGAACGATTTTGTAAGTCCATCAAATATATCTTCAACCTTTACAAAATCAACAGTCCTGCCTATATACACGCCAGGGTTTATATTCAGTAGATTAACACTGATAAAATATCCGCCTGCAACACCTATGAAATCTGCAATCACTGTCAGGACAGGCAGCATCAGTATGCCGGCAAGGAGCCGCGGGGCAACAAGATACTTTATCGGATTTACAGCCATTGTATAGAGGGCATCTATCTGTTCTGTAACCCGCATTGTGGCTAGTTCTGTTGCCATTGCAGAGCCTGCCCTTCCTGTAACCATAAGACCTGTTAAAACCGGTCCCAGTTCTCTTGCCATACTTAAAGCAACAGTTGGTCCAACCAGACTTTCTGCGCCAAACCTTTTGAGTGCGTTGTAACTCTGGAGGGCCAGAACCATGCCTGTAAATGAACCTGTCAGGAGGACAACGAACATGCTCTTTACGCCCACAAACTCCATCTGTTTGAAGATGTTCCGCAATTTAAACGGAGGGACAAACATCCACAAAGCAGCCTGATAAAGCATGATTGCCATGCCCCCTGCTGTACTTATAAAGCCCTCAGTCAATTTGCCTATATATTCAAAAAGAGCTCTCATATTCAGTTACCCCAAAATCCTAAATCGGATTTTGGGTATCAGTTGTTAGTTTATATACACCCTTGGAACCCGTTTGCCTATATTGCACATAATTTCATAAGGGATCGTCCCTGCCTTTTCAGATAATTCTTCTACTAAAATTTCCTCTTTGCCATCCCTGCCTATAACAGTAACCTCGTCCCCTTCCTGAACATCATTTATATCTGTAACATCCAGCATTGTCAAATCCATACACACAACCCCTGCAACCCTTGCCCGCGTGCCGCGCACAAGCATCTCGCCTTTATTTGAAAGATGTCTTGGATAGCCGTCTCCATAACCTATAGGGATAACTGCTATAGCACTTTCCCTTTCTGCAATAAATGTTCTGCCATAACTTACAGGGCAGCCCTTTGGCAGCCGTTTTAACTGAACTATCCGTGTCTTTAACTCCATAACAGATTTTAAGGGAATCTTTTTCTCGAGTTTTTTTACAGGATATGCACCATACAACATTATGCCCGGTCTTACAAGATTAAAGTGCGCAGATGGAAGATTAACTATTGCCGCACTGTTTGCGATGTGTCTGTACAAAGGCTCAAAGCCAAATTCCTTGATAATATTAATTATCTTTAAAAAAGAACCTATCTGCTCTTCTGAAAAACCCATCTTATTTTCATCTATTTCAGCAAGGTGGGTAAGGATACCCTCTACTGCAATATTTTTTAACCCTTTTAATTTACGAAAAAACGGCACTACATCCTGCGGCAAAATGCCGAGTCTTCCCATACCTGTATCCACCTTAACATGGATATTAACCTTTTGCTCCCTTTCTGCTGCTGTGTTATTCAAAGAGACAATGGTATTTTCATCAAATACTACAGGCGTAAGATTATATCTTATAATATCACTTTCCTGTCCCTCATATATACCGCCCAAAATAATTATCTCTGAACTTATGCCTGCTTCCCGCAGTAGAGCCGCCTCTTCAAGTATAGCAACGCCAAAATGCCTACAGCCTGCTTTTTCAAGGGTCTTTGATACA containing:
- the alr gene encoding alanine racemase, whose amino-acid sequence is MIKRPTTAFIYRDAIRYNYLQLKKHLADNVHILAVVKADAYGHGAVDVSKTLEKAGCRHFGVAILEEAALLREAGISSEIIILGGIYEGQESDIIRYNLTPVVFDENTIVSLNNTAAEREQKVNIHVKVDTGMGRLGILPQDVVPFFRKLKGLKNIAVEGILTHLAEIDENKMGFSEEQIGSFLKIINIIKEFGFEPLYRHIANSAAIVNLPSAHFNLVRPGIMLYGAYPVKKLEKKIPLKSVMELKTRIVQLKRLPKGCPVSYGRTFIAERESAIAVIPIGYGDGYPRHLSNKGEMLVRGTRARVAGVVCMDLTMLDVTDINDVQEGDEVTVIGRDGKEEILVEELSEKAGTIPYEIMCNIGKRVPRVYIN
- a CDS encoding ABC transporter permease; this encodes MRALFEYIGKLTEGFISTAGGMAIMLYQAALWMFVPPFKLRNIFKQMEFVGVKSMFVVLLTGSFTGMVLALQSYNALKRFGAESLVGPTVALSMARELGPVLTGLMVTGRAGSAMATELATMRVTEQIDALYTMAVNPIKYLVAPRLLAGILMLPVLTVIADFIGVAGGYFISVNLLNINPGVYIGRTVDFVKVEDIFDGLTKSFFFGLILSLVACYNGFYAKGGAEGVGRAATTSVVMSSVLILIADYILTSIMFK